The Pedococcus dokdonensis region GGCCCCGAAGGCGACGAGCGACCCGGAGGCGGCTGTGGCCGACCGACTGGACGCGGTGGCCGCGCTGCTGGCGCGCGGCAACGCGCTCGTCCTCACCGGCGCCGGCATCTCCACGGACTCGGGCATCCCGGACTACCGCGGGCCGGACGGCACACGGCGGGTCACGCCGATGCAGTACGCCGAGTTCGTCGGCTCCTCGCAAGCGCGGCAGCGTTACTGGGCCCGGAGCTATGTCGGGTGGCAGCGGTTCAACCGCGCCCGCCCCAACTCCGGCCACGAAGCAGTCGCACGCCTCCAGCGGCAAGGGCTGGTGGGGCCGGTGATCACGCAGAACGTCGACGGCCTGCACCAGCGGGCCGGGGCCACCGACGTCGAGGAGCTGCACGGCGCGCTGGCCCGGGTGCTCTGCCTGACCTGCGGCGACCGCTCGTCGCGATGGGACCTCGACGACCGGATGCGGGTTGCCAACCCGGGCTACACGGTCACCAGCGACGAGATCCGGCCCGACGGCGACATCGTCCTCAACGAGCTCGACGTCGATGCCTTCCGCACCCCGCTGTGTCTCGTCTGCGGGCAGGACACCCTCAAGCCCGACGTCGTCTTCTTCGGCGAGTCGGTGCCGAAACCGTTGGTGGAGAAGTGTTTTGAGCTCACCGAGGCGGCCACATCGCTGGTCGTGCTGGGGTCGAGCCTCAAGGTGATGAGCGGTTACCGGTTCGTGCGTCGCGCAGCTGCGTGCGGCATCCCGGTCGCGATCATCACCCGCGGACCGACCCGCGGAGACGCCGAGGCGACCCTGCAGGTCGACGCTCCCTTGGGCCCGACGCTGGAGGCCCTGCTCAGCCGGTTGGCCGCCTAGCCACGAGCACCACGTCGATCGCGTCGCCGTGCTCGGTCGGGCGGAGGTACTCCTCGCACCGTTCGATCGCCAGCTCGCCCGCGGCCTCGCGGAGCTGCTCGGGGGAGTGCAGCAGGGCCGGGTCCGACGGTCCGCCGACACCATCGGTGAGGTTGCGTACCCCGTGGCCGACCACGACCAGTGCGCCACCGGGTGCCAACCAGCTCCGGGTGCGTGACACGACATTCGACGGCAGGTGCAGGTAGGACACGAGCACCAGGTCGTAGAGCACTCCCGAGGCCGGGTGCCACGACCGGGCATCCGCCACCACCCAGTCCACGTGCAGTCCTCGGCGCACCGACTCCTGCTCACCCTTGGCCAGGCCCACCGACGAGAAGTCCACGGCCGTCACCCGCCAGCCCAGCGACGCGAGCCACACCGCGTGCCGTCCCTCGCCGGCCCCCAGGTCGAGGGCGCGGCCCGGTGGCCAGTCGCCGACGATCCGTTCCACCTCGGCGTTCGGGGTGGCGCTCCAGACGTGGTCGTGCGCTGCGTATCGCTCGTCCCACAGCGCCTGGCGGTCGGTGGGGGCGGCCCGGTCGGGATCGGGCAGCTCCGTCCCGCCGGAGCTGCCGTGCCGGTCGGTGTGCTGGTGCCCGTCGCTCATCCCCCTAGCATCGCCGATATGAGCACCAGCGTCCCCGCCAACGTCCCACCGGTCGCGGTCCGTGATGCGACCGGCGCCGACCTCGAGGCGATGGCCGCGATCTACGACGAGCAGGTGCGCACCTCCTTGGCAACGTTCGACACCGAACCGCGTGGCGCGGCATACCTGGGGGAGAAGCTCGCGGCCGTCGACGAGGGGAACGTCGTGCTGGTCGCCTGCGCGGACGACGGTGACCTGCTCGGCTATGCGTTCTCGGGGCCGTTCCGACCGCGCCCGGCCTACGCCGGCACCAAGGAGGTGTCGGTCTACCTCGCCGCGTCAGCGCGCGGACGCGGCCTCGGCCGCACCTTGTATGCCGCGTTGCTGGCACGGCTCGACGCCGCACCGTCGGTGCACACCCAGCTCGCCGTCATCGCGCTGCCCAACGCCGCGAGTGAGGCGCTGCACCGGTCGTTCGGGTTCGTGCAGGTGGGCGTGCTGCGGGAGGTCGGCCACAAGTTCGGCGACTACGTCGACACCGCCTGGTGGCAGCGGCTGCCCTGACACCACCGCGCTCACGGCACCGCCCTCCGGCCATGCTGACCGGGCGTCCGAGGAAGGCCACGACACCAAGAGCTCGGCGTCGAGCTGGACCCTCGTGGAGCCGTCCCTGTCGAGGCGCCCGGAGCGGCGTCCTGACCCCAGTGGGCCGCCCCTTTCCGGTCGCGATCGGGGGTAGCGCGAGGGGGTGGAAATCGGGCACTCTCGGACGCATGGGCGCGACCGGGCCAGGACCGTTCGACAACGACGACGCTCTCGACTTCCTCGACGAGCTCGAGGAGTCCGACCCTGCTGGGCGCCGCGCCCTGATCGAGTCGCGGATCGGCGAGGTGGTCCGAGGCGGTGACTACGTCGAGGCGCCGTTGATGGCGCAGGCGATTGCCGGGGCGGTGCTGGTGGCGGCGTGCGACGACATCGAGTCGGTCGTCGGTGAGCGCAACGTGCCGGCCTGGGTCGACGACGAGCCGCTGGACGTCGACGACCGGCTCGAGGAGCTGGCCACCCGCCTGTTGAACCGGGCGATGAAACCGGACGACAACGAGCTGTTCGACCTGTGGGCCGAGTCTGACGGCGGCGAACGGTTCACCGCGCGGCTCACCCACTACCTCGACGCCTTGGGGGAGTAGGGCGTCCGGACACGCGTGTGCCGCGGCAGGCCCGGAGGCGAGCCGCGGCACACGGTGCAGCCGGTGTCCGAGGGTCGAGGTCAGACGCGGCGCAACACCGCGGTGACCTTGCCGAGGATGGTGGCGTGGTCTCCGTCGATGGGGTCGAACGCGGCGTTGTGCGGCATCAGCCACACCTTGCCGTCCTTGCGCTTGAAGGTCTTCACGGTGGCCTCGTTGTCGAGCATCGCGGCCACGATGTCACCGTTGTCGGCGGTCGGCTGCTGACGCACGACCACCCAGTCGCCGTCGCAGATCGCGGCGTCGATCATCGAGTCGCCGACCACCTGGAGCAGGAAGAGCTGACCCTCACCGACGATCTGGCGGGGGAGCGGGAAGACGTCCTCGACGGTCTCCTCGGCGAGGATGGGCACGCCGGCCGCGATCCGGCCCAGCACCGGCACGTAGGACGCCTCGGGTCGCGCGTCGCCCGACCCCGTCTCGTCGTAGGTCGCGGTCTCGTCCTCGATGCTCGCGCCGCCGCGGTAGCCCCGCATGTCGGCCGGGGCGTCGGGGGAGACGACCTCGATGGCCCGCGGCCGGTTGGGGTCGCGGCGCAGGAAGCCCTTGCGCTCGAGGGTCGACAGCTGGTGGGCCACCGAGCTCGGGGAGGTGAGGCCGACGGCCTCGCCGATCTCGCGCAGGCTGGGCGGGTAGCCGCGTCGGTCCACCGAGTTGCGGATCACCTCGAGGACCCGCCGTTGCCGGACGGTCAGCCCGTCTCCGCGATCGCGGTCGGGCAGTTCCTTGACGTTGTCGTCGCTCATGCCACTCCCTCTCTCGAGCAGGTCTCCCTCGAGCCGGTCTCAGGTGCTGGGTGCCGGGTCGACAGGAGGTCGTGTGACGGGTGGGACGGGTGCGTTGTCAGTGCCCTCTGATGTGCTTGCGGCATGAACACAGCGTATGGCCTTCGAACGTCTGTGCCAAACATGTGTTCGAGGCGTGTCTTGATCAGTTCGAACATGCGTGCTAGAAATCACTCAAGCGGTTCTTCGCACACCCGTTCGAGGAGCCAGTCGTCGACCACCACGGCGACCGTCACGATGGAGGACCAGATGAGTGCAGCAGTTGCTTGGGACGTCGCCCCCGCTCCCGTGCGGGTTCCCGGTCGCCCGGCTCGGCCGCAGCTCGTGTCCGTGCCCACCGGGTCGGCTGTGGCGGACCTGCCGGCCAGGCCCTTGCGGATCACCCGCGCCGGACGGCTCGCGATCACGCTGAGCGTCGTCGTCGCCGCGATCGCCCTGTCCGTGGCCCTCTTCACGGGCGGCGCATCCGCCACCGTGATCGACCACTCGACCACGGTCCGGCCGGGGCAGACGCTGTCCGAGATCGCCACCCAGCAGCTCCCACAGCTGTCGATGGCCGAGGCAGTCGCCCAGATCCAGATCGCCAACGACCTCACCGGCAGCGACGTCCACGCGGGTCAGACGCTGCTCATCCCGCAGGTGGGCTGATCGCGGCTCGACGCCCCCGGGATCCTCAGCTGCTTTTCTTGGCCAGGTGGGTCCAGCGGAGCTCAGAGGTGTCGCCCGCCTTCGCGATGGCAACCTGGTCCACGCCGGTGCCAGTGGTCGTGGTTGACGTCGGGACCGGGACCCCCGCCGTGACCTTGTAGGACGCGGTGCCCGGGAGCGCCTTGATGATGGTGCCGTCCTTGGGGTGGAACCGCAGGTGGTTGAACTTGCCACCGGTGCCGGCCTTGTCCACCGCGAGCTGGTCCACGTACACCGGGGTCTTGTAGCCGCCGACGTTGGCCCACGAGCTGATCGCCACGGGGGCGCCGCCACTGATCCGGTATGCCTCGAGGCGCTGGCCGGTCTTGATGAACGTCCCGTCGGCGGGGACGGCGTTGAGGTGGTTGTACGCGCCACCGGTCCCGGCCTTGTCGATCGCGTTCTGGTCGACGACCACGGTCGGCTTGGTGCCACCGAAGACCGCCCACGAGGTGACGATGACCGGGGCGCCACCGGCGATGCGGTAGGCCTCCTTGCGCTGGGCGCCCTTGATGAAGGTGCCGTCCGTGGGTCGCACGGGCAGCGTGGCCAGCGACGTGCTCGAGATGAGATAGGTCTTCTGGACACCCCCGAAGGCGGTCCAGGTCGACACGAACACGGGGGCCTTGCCGACCAGGCGGAAGACCTGGCTGGTCTCGCGGACCTTGACGAAGCTGCCGGACGGCGGTGGCTTGTAGGCCTGGTCCTTGAAGTGGATGAAGTTGCTGGGCCAGTTGCGGTCGCCCCGCGGCACCCGCCAGCGGGAGGAGTAGCCGCCGCCGTAGGACGAGTCCGAGATGACGATGTAGGCGGAGGTGACCTCCTCGACGTAGCCGACGTGCCCGTAGCCGGGGGCGTAGGCACTGCCGTAGCTCCACTGCGCGATCGACCCGACCTTCGCCGTCTTGTCGACCTTGAACCCGCGCTTGGTCGCGTTCGACGCCCAGCTCCCGCCGTTGCCCATGCCGCTCTGGGTCTTCACGCCGTTCTTGGAGAGCCGGTAGGCGACGTAGTTGACGCAGTTGTTGCCGTTGGAGCTGACCGGGTAGCCCCACACGGACTTGCCCGCGTAGCCGGTGAACGAGATGCAGGAGATGCTCGAGGCCTTGCACTCCCGGACCATCGTCTCGGCGCTCGCGGGGCCGGCCAGGGTGGCGGTGACGGCCGTGGCGGCGAGGGCGAGCGCTGCGAGGCGTGCGGCAGCGCGAAGGACGTGACGTCGCATGACTTCCCGGGGGTTGGGGGGACCGGCGGGATGGTTGTCGCGTGCGGGCGACGCAGTGCCTCCGGTCGGGGGGCCGTGGAAAGAGTGCCCTACGGCCTGCGCACTTGTCCCATTTGGTGGGAAAAGAACGCCGGTGTAGTTCGCTCGCCCGTGCTCAGGGCGCCTCGACCGCATCGTCCGAACGGGCCAGTCTGGGCGTTGGTGTCATCCCAGCGCCGGAGTCGGTCGGCGGTCAGCTGCGGCTGGTCAGCGGTCTGCGCGCCGCGGACGGCGCGCGGGGTGGCCGAGGGCTCCGCCCCACAGGTGTGGGGTGCCCTCGTTCTCGACGTACGACAGCTCTCGGCCGAGGAAGCTCGCCAGCCGCTGCGCGGCGACGCGGACCGCGGTGCGACCCTCCTTGGTGACGGCGGGCGCCAACCGCACCTCGACGTCGACCACGTCCGGGCGCACGGTGCGCTTCCACAGCCCGACGTTCACCGACTCGAGGACGACCCAGGCCCAGAACGGGTCGCTGTGCTCGGCGTAGGGGTGGTCGGGCAGCGACGGGAAGTTCACCTGCGGATAGCTCAGCACCACCTCGTCATAGGTCGGGAAGAGGTATGCCGCGGGCGCGGCCGGGCTGCGTCGGCGCACCTGGGTGGGGTCGAACCAGTGCGGGATCCCGTCGATCTCGACCTGCTCGAAGTCGTCACCGATCTCGGCAAGCGCCTGCTTCGTGTCGCTGATGGTGAGCGTGGCCCAACGGGTGAAGTCCTTGATGCTGGTGGGGCCGTGGCCGGCGACGTAGCGCCGCAGCAGCTCCACCATCGCCTCGTCCCGC contains the following coding sequences:
- a CDS encoding NAD-dependent protein deacetylase, which produces MIPSAAPKATSDPEAAVADRLDAVAALLARGNALVLTGAGISTDSGIPDYRGPDGTRRVTPMQYAEFVGSSQARQRYWARSYVGWQRFNRARPNSGHEAVARLQRQGLVGPVITQNVDGLHQRAGATDVEELHGALARVLCLTCGDRSSRWDLDDRMRVANPGYTVTSDEIRPDGDIVLNELDVDAFRTPLCLVCGQDTLKPDVVFFGESVPKPLVEKCFELTEAATSLVVLGSSLKVMSGYRFVRRAAACGIPVAIITRGPTRGDAEATLQVDAPLGPTLEALLSRLAA
- a CDS encoding class I SAM-dependent methyltransferase: MSDGHQHTDRHGSSGGTELPDPDRAAPTDRQALWDERYAAHDHVWSATPNAEVERIVGDWPPGRALDLGAGEGRHAVWLASLGWRVTAVDFSSVGLAKGEQESVRRGLHVDWVVADARSWHPASGVLYDLVLVSYLHLPSNVVSRTRSWLAPGGALVVVGHGVRNLTDGVGGPSDPALLHSPEQLREAAGELAIERCEEYLRPTEHGDAIDVVLVARRPTG
- a CDS encoding GNAT family N-acetyltransferase; the encoded protein is MSTSVPANVPPVAVRDATGADLEAMAAIYDEQVRTSLATFDTEPRGAAYLGEKLAAVDEGNVVLVACADDGDLLGYAFSGPFRPRPAYAGTKEVSVYLAASARGRGLGRTLYAALLARLDAAPSVHTQLAVIALPNAASEALHRSFGFVQVGVLREVGHKFGDYVDTAWWQRLP
- a CDS encoding DUF4259 domain-containing protein, which gives rise to MGATGPGPFDNDDALDFLDELEESDPAGRRALIESRIGEVVRGGDYVEAPLMAQAIAGAVLVAACDDIESVVGERNVPAWVDDEPLDVDDRLEELATRLLNRAMKPDDNELFDLWAESDGGERFTARLTHYLDALGE
- the lexA gene encoding transcriptional repressor LexA, with the translated sequence MSDDNVKELPDRDRGDGLTVRQRRVLEVIRNSVDRRGYPPSLREIGEAVGLTSPSSVAHQLSTLERKGFLRRDPNRPRAIEVVSPDAPADMRGYRGGASIEDETATYDETGSGDARPEASYVPVLGRIAAGVPILAEETVEDVFPLPRQIVGEGQLFLLQVVGDSMIDAAICDGDWVVVRQQPTADNGDIVAAMLDNEATVKTFKRKDGKVWLMPHNAAFDPIDGDHATILGKVTAVLRRV
- a CDS encoding LysM peptidoglycan-binding domain-containing protein, producing the protein MSAAVAWDVAPAPVRVPGRPARPQLVSVPTGSAVADLPARPLRITRAGRLAITLSVVVAAIALSVALFTGGASATVIDHSTTVRPGQTLSEIATQQLPQLSMAEAVAQIQIANDLTGSDVHAGQTLLIPQVG
- a CDS encoding CHAP domain-containing protein, producing MRRHVLRAAARLAALALAATAVTATLAGPASAETMVRECKASSISCISFTGYAGKSVWGYPVSSNGNNCVNYVAYRLSKNGVKTQSGMGNGGSWASNATKRGFKVDKTAKVGSIAQWSYGSAYAPGYGHVGYVEEVTSAYIVISDSSYGGGYSSRWRVPRGDRNWPSNFIHFKDQAYKPPPSGSFVKVRETSQVFRLVGKAPVFVSTWTAFGGVQKTYLISSTSLATLPVRPTDGTFIKGAQRKEAYRIAGGAPVIVTSWAVFGGTKPTVVVDQNAIDKAGTGGAYNHLNAVPADGTFIKTGQRLEAYRISGGAPVAISSWANVGGYKTPVYVDQLAVDKAGTGGKFNHLRFHPKDGTIIKALPGTASYKVTAGVPVPTSTTTTGTGVDQVAIAKAGDTSELRWTHLAKKSS